One genomic window of Aquisalimonas sp. 2447 includes the following:
- a CDS encoding phosphoribosyltransferase family protein, giving the protein MSSDASASHRLTIGSVSRDLPLVEVAPGLRIAVLNTLGDTELVEMSATLLAGRLAGLDYSALVTAEAKSIPLIHALSVRTGHPYVVLRKSWKPYMGDALSATTQSITTGHRQTLYLDAKDRGLVEGHSVVLVDDVISTGSTVEAMQELMRAADARVIASAAICTEGDGGTGAIALAHLPLFTDE; this is encoded by the coding sequence ATGAGTTCGGACGCATCCGCCAGCCATCGCCTGACCATCGGCAGCGTCTCACGTGATCTGCCGCTCGTGGAAGTCGCGCCCGGGTTGCGCATTGCCGTGCTCAACACCCTGGGGGATACGGAACTGGTGGAGATGTCGGCGACCCTTCTCGCCGGGCGTCTTGCGGGCCTGGACTACAGCGCGCTGGTCACCGCCGAAGCCAAGAGCATCCCGCTGATTCATGCCCTGTCGGTGCGCACCGGCCACCCGTATGTGGTGCTGCGCAAGAGCTGGAAGCCCTACATGGGGGATGCCCTCAGCGCCACGACGCAGTCCATCACCACCGGCCACCGGCAGACCCTCTACCTGGATGCCAAGGATCGCGGTCTGGTGGAAGGCCACTCCGTAGTACTGGTGGACGACGTCATCAGCACCGGCTCCACCGTGGAAGCCATGCAGGAGCTGATGCGCGCGGCCGATGCCAGGGTGATCGCGTCTGCTGCCATCTGTACCGAAGGCGATGGCGGCACCGGGGCCATTGCCCTTGCCCACCTGCCGCTGTTTACCGACGAATAG